A stretch of the Denticeps clupeoides chromosome 6, fDenClu1.1, whole genome shotgun sequence genome encodes the following:
- the grxcr2 gene encoding glutaredoxin domain-containing cysteine-rich protein 2, translating into MEEPQRKFGSQRHEGKPRKVRFKLASSYSGRVLKHVYEDGQELDSPEEKYPHSFIHTKVPRHLEVGQLCNFEELQDSSLEPPTGLIAKRINVYRGVSGYRPPPYGEVTEEDPKLPVLDFGKIIIYTSNLRIIRSPHRKVELARGWEQDQGGAEELPKSHNVRRGKHRTQCSHGGDQSLSPTHKRPPDASSCLQCGGSGCAPCSLCHGSKLSMLANRFNESIRELRCQACYPEGLEPCQSCTQ; encoded by the exons ATGGAGGAACCACAGAGGAAGTTCGGCAGCCAGAGGCACGAAGGGAAGCCAAGGAAGGTGAGGTTCAAGCTGGCCTCGTCCTACAGTGGCCGCGTCCTCAAACACGTCTACGAGGATGGCCAGGAGCTGGACAGTCCCGAGGAGAAGTACCCCCACAGCTTCATCCACACCAAGGTCCCACGGCACCTGGAGGTGGGGCAACTGTGCAATTTTGAGGAGCTGCAGGACTCTAGTCTGGAGCCACCAACAGGCCTGATTGCCAAGAGGATTAACGTCTACAGGGGGGTCTCTGGCTATAGACCCCCACCCTATGGTGAAGTGACGGAGGAGGACCCCAAA TTACCAGTGCTGGACTTTGGGAAGATCATCATCTACACCAGCAACCTTCGGATCATTCGCTCGCCCCATAGGAAAGTGGAGTTGGCCAGGGGCTGGGAGCAGGACCAAGGCGGGGCGGAGGAGCTGCCCAAGAGTCACAACGTTCGCAGAGGGAAACACAGAACTCAGTGTAGCCATGGAGGTGACCAGAGTCTCTCACCTACACACAAG CGCCCGCCGGACGCCAGCAGCTGTCTGCAGTGTGGAGGTTCGGGCTGTGCCCCCTGCTCCTTGTGCCATGGCAGCAAGCTGTCCATGCTGGCCAACCGCTTCAACGAATCCATCAGGGAGCTGCGCTGCCAGGCCTGCTACCCCGAAGGGCTGGAGCCATGCCAGTCTTGCACCCAGTAG